Proteins encoded within one genomic window of Phototrophicus methaneseepsis:
- a CDS encoding diacylglycerol/lipid kinase family protein: MNAPYERIHIIINPASGGDEPILNTMNDIFNEYGVSWDVSITKALGDGAAHAKEAIAKGAQAILAYGGDGTQLDVAEGMINTKVPMGVLPGGTANALADDLGLPRNLPEALRLVCEPHQIRSIDVGQVGERYFLLRIGTGVIATFSEVVSREMKDRFGVGAYIIGSLQAIRDPKNTRYTLTLDGETVETEGAACMISNGNAIGALNIRLSPDIKIDDGLLDVYVANLDVQTALGIAGSITGREDVPLQHWQANEIKITAEPPQKIYADGEQEAAAETPCTIKALAGALHVIVRPEEEA, translated from the coding sequence TTGAACGCGCCCTATGAGCGTATCCATATCATCATCAATCCCGCGTCCGGCGGGGATGAACCTATTCTGAATACGATGAATGATATTTTCAATGAGTACGGTGTATCTTGGGATGTTTCTATTACCAAGGCGCTGGGCGATGGTGCTGCCCATGCGAAAGAGGCTATCGCTAAAGGGGCGCAGGCTATCCTGGCCTATGGGGGCGATGGCACACAGCTTGATGTCGCGGAAGGTATGATCAATACGAAGGTGCCGATGGGCGTTTTGCCCGGCGGCACCGCTAATGCCCTTGCGGACGACCTTGGCCTGCCGCGTAACTTACCAGAAGCCCTGCGCCTCGTCTGTGAGCCGCATCAAATCCGCTCGATTGATGTGGGGCAGGTTGGCGAGCGTTACTTCCTGTTGCGCATTGGCACCGGCGTTATCGCTACTTTTAGCGAAGTCGTCAGCCGAGAGATGAAAGATCGCTTTGGCGTCGGCGCTTATATCATTGGCAGCTTACAGGCAATCCGCGACCCGAAGAACACGCGTTACACCTTGACGTTAGATGGCGAAACTGTCGAGACAGAAGGGGCCGCCTGTATGATCAGCAATGGCAACGCCATTGGTGCATTGAATATCCGTCTGTCGCCTGATATTAAGATTGATGATGGCTTGCTGGACGTTTATGTGGCGAACCTGGATGTGCAGACAGCGCTAGGCATCGCCGGGAGTATCACCGGGCGAGAAGATGTCCCCTTACAGCACTGGCAGGCCAATGAGATCAAGATTACTGCGGAGCCACCGCAGAAGATTTATGCGGATGGCGAACAAGAAGCCGCTGCTGAAACGCCCTGTACCATTAAAGCGCTGGCCGGGGCTTTACATGTCATTGTGCGGCCAGAAGAAGAAGCCTGA
- a CDS encoding M42 family metallopeptidase has protein sequence MPDIDLLKQLSEAIGVSGDEAAVRKIIINEIKDHVTDMHIDAVGNLTAFKKGTGERNLRVMIAAHMDEVGFMVMGHDSNGLIKFANVGGVDERILPALRLKVGPDQIPGVILWTPIHHSKDQNVVKQSNLRIDIGVTSKSAAENKAKLGTRIAFDSEFKEIGQDVLRGKSFDDRAGCAILIELLRGGPYPVDIVAAFTVQEEIGLRGARVAAQRLNPDVAIVLEGTTAHDVPLADADPDEPNTPNPACKQGFGPALTVMDRSIIVPPHLLNFVRQLGDEQGIAYQLKTALGGGNDGGSIHLSNAGVPAIVMSIPCRYIHAPRAQMRREDYDSTLQLAQATLAAITPQIVQGEPVR, from the coding sequence ATGCCCGATATAGACCTGCTCAAACAACTATCAGAAGCGATTGGTGTCAGTGGCGACGAGGCTGCTGTCCGTAAGATCATCATCAACGAAATTAAAGACCACGTGACCGATATGCACATTGATGCTGTCGGCAACCTGACGGCTTTCAAAAAAGGCACTGGCGAGCGCAACCTGCGCGTGATGATCGCCGCACATATGGACGAAGTCGGTTTTATGGTGATGGGCCACGATAGCAATGGCCTGATCAAATTCGCCAATGTCGGCGGCGTAGATGAGCGCATTTTGCCCGCTCTCCGCCTCAAAGTCGGACCTGATCAAATCCCCGGTGTGATTCTCTGGACGCCCATTCATCACAGTAAAGACCAGAATGTCGTTAAACAGAGCAATCTACGCATTGATATTGGCGTTACGAGTAAGAGCGCTGCTGAAAATAAAGCCAAGCTGGGCACACGCATCGCCTTTGACAGCGAATTTAAAGAAATCGGCCAGGATGTGCTGCGTGGCAAATCCTTTGATGACCGAGCGGGTTGTGCCATATTGATTGAGCTGTTACGTGGCGGCCCATATCCAGTGGATATTGTGGCGGCCTTCACCGTTCAGGAAGAAATTGGCCTGCGTGGGGCACGTGTCGCTGCACAGCGGCTGAATCCGGATGTGGCTATTGTGCTGGAAGGCACCACAGCCCACGATGTGCCGCTGGCGGATGCTGACCCAGATGAACCAAACACGCCCAACCCGGCTTGTAAGCAGGGCTTTGGCCCGGCGCTGACGGTCATGGACCGCAGCATCATTGTACCGCCGCATTTGCTGAATTTTGTGCGGCAACTGGGGGACGAGCAAGGCATTGCCTACCAGCTCAAAACCGCGCTCGGCGGTGGTAATGATGGCGGCAGTATTCATCTCAGCAATGCGGGGGTGCCTGCCATTGTCATGTCGATACCCTGCCGTTATATTCATGCGCCACGTGCACAAATGCGCCGTGAGGACTATGATAGTACATTGCAGCTTGCACAAGCGACGCTTGCAGCCATAACACCGCAAATTGTACAAGGAGAGCCTGTACGTTGA
- a CDS encoding putative glycolipid-binding domain-containing protein produces the protein MIRSIVWTSERIPSTEYAVLDEDLNGFTLRGVVICSPSDGPMRIDYHVLLNPRWETTSVSVTTTNSEGVRDFIIVPDASHNWHVNGQEIPAYRGCIDIDLGFSPVTNTLPIRRLGLKVGHSADVEAAWLQYPGFAFVRLPQRYTHLSEQTYIYESQNGGFRAQLDIDEHGLVETYEGIWRTAAIS, from the coding sequence ATGATACGCAGCATTGTATGGACAAGCGAGCGAATCCCATCGACGGAGTACGCAGTGCTTGATGAGGACCTTAACGGCTTCACATTACGTGGCGTCGTCATTTGCAGCCCGTCTGATGGCCCTATGCGGATTGATTACCATGTTTTGCTCAATCCAAGGTGGGAAACGACCAGCGTGTCGGTCACGACGACCAACAGTGAAGGCGTCCGTGATTTTATCATCGTGCCGGATGCATCCCATAACTGGCACGTCAACGGCCAGGAGATCCCTGCGTATCGAGGCTGCATCGATATTGATTTGGGCTTTAGCCCTGTGACCAATACCTTACCAATCCGCCGTTTAGGCCTGAAAGTAGGTCATTCCGCCGATGTGGAGGCCGCCTGGTTACAGTATCCTGGGTTTGCTTTTGTGCGCTTGCCACAGCGCTACACGCATCTGAGCGAGCAAACCTATATCTATGAAAGCCAGAATGGCGGTTTCCGGGCACAGCTCGATATTGACGAACACGGACTTGTGGAAACTTACGAAGGTATCTGGCGTACTGCCGCCATAAGCTGA
- a CDS encoding HEAT repeat domain-containing protein: MSDELTFDDVVYHLRHNEDPGIRAEAAQMLGDYVDDLNEDEYDIAANALNEALTDPDPMVLMAAMTALSHYTRRTDEMAAVSAPDDAPDADIVAASSCPMCGKPEMLIDAATCEYERCPYR, translated from the coding sequence ATGAGCGATGAACTGACATTTGATGATGTGGTTTACCATCTTCGCCATAATGAAGACCCTGGCATCCGGGCAGAGGCCGCCCAGATGCTCGGCGATTATGTTGATGACCTCAATGAAGATGAGTATGACATCGCCGCCAATGCCCTCAATGAAGCCCTGACAGACCCGGACCCGATGGTGCTCATGGCGGCCATGACAGCGCTCAGCCACTATACCCGCCGTACAGACGAGATGGCGGCTGTCAGCGCGCCGGATGATGCCCCAGATGCCGATATTGTGGCGGCGAGTTCTTGCCCGATGTGTGGTAAGCCGGAAATGCTCATTGATGCTGCTACCTGTGAATATGAACGGTGCCCATACCGTTAG
- a CDS encoding M42 family metallopeptidase, translated as MFDLKEHLREITEAHAPSGHEGPVRELIRDAWADFVDDFEVDGLGSLIGIKRATRPVDPPRKIMLAAHMDEIGMMVRDIVDGFIFVHRISGADNRLMMAQPVIVHGKEPLSGVVATVPPHLLSAADRKKYPSFDQLVIDVGLSADEVADLVQIGDLITPDAKLIDLNGHLVAGKALDDRSCVAIVSYALNELQSLQHTWDVYATATVQEESGLLGAGTAAFHIQPDIAIALDVGFAPQSGVPSEGTSEIDKGPEISLGANIHPKLYDKLIEVAERHEISYQPSPVVGATGTDAWAIQVAREGIPTALLSLPIRNMHSPVETASLKDMERTGRLLAHFIAALDADFMKAIDWNELDNA; from the coding sequence TTGTTTGACTTAAAAGAGCACCTCAGAGAAATCACAGAAGCACATGCTCCCTCCGGCCATGAAGGCCCGGTGCGAGAGCTTATCCGCGATGCCTGGGCAGATTTTGTCGATGATTTTGAAGTCGATGGCCTCGGCAGCCTGATTGGCATCAAACGCGCGACCCGGCCTGTTGACCCACCCCGTAAAATTATGCTGGCCGCCCATATGGACGAGATCGGCATGATGGTACGCGATATTGTCGATGGCTTTATCTTCGTCCATCGCATCAGCGGTGCGGATAATCGCCTGATGATGGCTCAGCCCGTCATTGTGCATGGCAAAGAACCGCTTTCCGGCGTTGTTGCGACGGTGCCGCCGCATTTGCTGAGCGCTGCTGATCGTAAAAAGTACCCCTCCTTCGATCAATTGGTGATTGATGTGGGGTTATCCGCAGACGAAGTGGCTGATCTGGTCCAGATTGGTGACCTCATCACGCCAGATGCGAAGTTGATTGACCTGAATGGGCATCTGGTGGCTGGCAAAGCATTGGATGATCGCTCCTGTGTGGCGATTGTCTCTTATGCGCTTAACGAACTGCAAAGCCTCCAACACACCTGGGATGTGTACGCTACAGCGACCGTACAGGAAGAAAGCGGCTTGTTGGGCGCTGGCACGGCAGCCTTCCATATTCAGCCAGATATCGCGATTGCCCTTGATGTGGGCTTCGCGCCGCAGTCCGGCGTCCCGAGCGAAGGCACCAGCGAGATCGACAAAGGGCCTGAAATTTCCCTGGGGGCGAATATCCACCCCAAGCTGTACGATAAATTGATCGAAGTCGCGGAACGGCACGAGATTAGCTATCAGCCGTCTCCCGTCGTTGGTGCAACAGGTACGGACGCATGGGCTATCCAGGTCGCGCGAGAAGGCATCCCCACGGCCTTGCTCAGCCTGCCGATCCGCAATATGCACTCGCCTGTAGAGACAGCCAGCCTCAAAGATATGGAGCGTACCGGGCGCTTGTTGGCGCACTTCATCGCGGCACTGGATGCTGATTTTATGAAGGCGATCGATTGGAATGAGCTGGATAACGCATAA
- a CDS encoding thrombospondin type 3 repeat-containing protein, with protein sequence MSFLGRNRTVLRSVLFFIILGTLPFYVLLIAAWALAPDPDAPEVELTLTSEGLATFTPLGGDVTRTVTPTPSNTPNVTATSLSDLDPTPWQYIPPSFPTSTPFVFPTDTPAPTITPSDSDGDGVPNNQDQCPNEWGTVNGCHDNDADGIADKDDNCPDAGGPASNNGCPQVQDSDGDGIPDSSDACPNQSGPSQFNGCPDSDGDGVPDNQDACPSTPGPANSSGCPQTNPDNDGDGIPNSSDSCPNQSGPASNNGCPVTDPDSDGDGITDSNDACPGEFGIPLLNGCPEVGDNDGDGVPNDIDECPQSAGPASNDGCPVIEAPGSTDAGGPVDIASGPVQAPQVVSMVGLLPRLHNRT encoded by the coding sequence ATGTCATTTTTAGGGCGTAATCGAACGGTACTACGGAGCGTGTTGTTTTTTATTATCCTGGGCACGCTACCATTTTATGTGCTGCTGATTGCGGCCTGGGCACTCGCGCCGGACCCGGACGCGCCAGAAGTGGAGCTCACGCTCACTAGCGAAGGGCTGGCGACATTTACGCCGCTCGGTGGTGATGTGACGCGCACAGTGACGCCGACGCCTTCTAACACGCCCAATGTCACAGCGACATCACTCAGCGACCTGGACCCGACGCCCTGGCAATATATCCCGCCCAGCTTCCCGACGTCGACGCCGTTTGTATTCCCGACAGATACCCCCGCGCCCACTATCACGCCTTCCGATAGCGATGGCGACGGTGTGCCCAACAACCAGGATCAATGCCCGAATGAATGGGGCACGGTCAATGGCTGCCATGATAATGATGCAGATGGCATCGCGGATAAGGACGACAATTGCCCGGATGCAGGCGGCCCGGCGAGCAATAATGGCTGCCCACAGGTCCAAGATAGTGACGGCGATGGTATCCCAGATAGCAGCGATGCCTGCCCGAACCAATCCGGTCCTTCTCAGTTTAACGGCTGCCCAGATAGCGATGGCGACGGTGTGCCGGATAACCAGGATGCTTGTCCTTCCACCCCTGGCCCCGCTAACAGCAGCGGTTGCCCACAGACGAACCCGGATAACGATGGGGATGGCATCCCGAACAGCAGCGACTCCTGCCCGAACCAATCCGGCCCGGCCAGCAACAATGGCTGCCCGGTCACAGACCCGGATAGCGATGGCGACGGCATCACGGATAGTAATGATGCTTGCCCTGGTGAGTTCGGTATCCCCTTGTTGAACGGCTGTCCTGAAGTTGGCGATAACGATGGGGATGGCGTGCCGAATGATATTGATGAATGCCCTCAATCCGCAGGCCCTGCCAGCAATGATGGCTGCCCTGTGATCGAAGCCCCAGGTAGTACCGATGCAGGGGGACCTGTTGATATTGCCAGCGGTCCTGTTCAAGCCCCACAGGTGGTTAGTATGGTGGGGTTGCTGCCACGTTTGCACAATAGGACCTGA
- a CDS encoding histidine phosphatase family protein, with translation MQLYLIRHAQSYNNALEDPRNRVADPDLSDIGFEQARLLGEYAANAVELTSEWPRTLSPWQFTHLYVSPMKRTLQTAQPLAKAVGIKPEVWIDIHEHGGIFLANEDGTTTGFGGLSSTEITSTFADYTVPETITDTGWWNPENGEETIPDFVTRAVRVAMALRDRAQSDDIIGLVSHAAFLDALVKALLNQAPIPPSDLFYLHYNTGISRFDFTTEFGGRTRMMFFNRMNHLPLSLQTT, from the coding sequence ATGCAGCTTTATCTCATTCGTCACGCACAATCCTACAATAATGCTCTGGAAGACCCCCGTAATCGCGTTGCTGATCCTGATCTATCCGACATTGGCTTTGAGCAGGCACGGTTATTAGGTGAATACGCTGCCAACGCCGTTGAACTAACCAGCGAATGGCCTCGGACGCTCTCTCCCTGGCAGTTTACGCATCTTTACGTTAGCCCGATGAAGCGTACCCTACAGACCGCGCAGCCACTGGCAAAAGCAGTGGGCATCAAGCCGGAAGTATGGATTGACATTCATGAACATGGCGGTATCTTCCTGGCGAATGAAGATGGTACGACGACGGGCTTTGGCGGTCTGTCATCGACGGAGATAACCAGTACCTTCGCGGATTACACTGTGCCGGAGACGATCACAGATACAGGCTGGTGGAATCCTGAGAATGGCGAAGAGACGATCCCGGATTTTGTCACACGGGCGGTACGGGTGGCGATGGCGCTGCGCGACCGTGCTCAGAGCGATGACATCATTGGCCTGGTATCGCATGCCGCCTTCCTGGATGCCCTGGTGAAAGCTTTGTTGAATCAGGCACCTATACCACCGAGTGACCTGTTTTACCTGCACTACAATACGGGGATCTCTCGCTTCGACTTCACGACAGAATTTGGTGGCCGCACCCGCATGATGTTCTTTAACCGGATGAATCATCTACCGCTGAGCCTGCAAACGACCTGA
- a CDS encoding endonuclease/exonuclease/phosphatase family protein, producing MTQPSTTPQPALKPVQSTRLILGTIASFLKTIIGAYALSVILQLVLRFLIGEQVNWIAFFNTFAHLLWIPALILLPLCLLLRQWLLSALLLPAVTAFLLAYGPQFIPRAEEPPPGAETLELLTYNLFAHQGDFSVIDAVIRDADADIVALQEISLQARNRFPEAFSDLYPYTAFYATGHATAGMGLMSRYPITEETFWQSDYVPFPLGFLRATLDIDGTPITLYNAHPTHPGMAGSFFDPTNRGREIADLLNRAAQDTGIVLLAGDFNMPDQSEDYAEITRQYQDAYHEVGWGMGWTFPDKNGGTPGVYNVTSLADLIPIFPILRLDYVFYRGSIQALQAEVWPTSGTSDHHPLWVQLEINPPPDQAQ from the coding sequence ATGACCCAACCATCGACAACACCCCAGCCAGCCTTAAAGCCAGTCCAGTCCACGAGGCTGATTCTAGGTACAATCGCCAGCTTCCTCAAAACCATCATCGGGGCCTATGCCTTGAGCGTCATTTTACAGCTCGTGCTGCGCTTCCTGATTGGTGAGCAAGTCAATTGGATTGCTTTCTTCAATACGTTTGCTCATCTGCTGTGGATCCCGGCCCTGATCTTATTACCTCTGTGCCTGCTGCTGCGGCAGTGGCTGCTGAGCGCGCTGTTGCTCCCAGCTGTTACGGCCTTCCTGCTGGCTTACGGACCACAATTCATCCCACGTGCGGAAGAACCGCCCCCAGGCGCTGAAACGCTGGAATTGCTGACGTATAACCTGTTCGCCCATCAGGGGGACTTTAGCGTGATTGATGCCGTCATCCGCGATGCTGACGCCGACATTGTGGCCTTGCAGGAGATCAGCCTGCAGGCCCGCAACCGCTTCCCGGAGGCATTCAGCGACCTGTATCCATACACGGCCTTTTATGCCACAGGGCACGCCACAGCCGGTATGGGCCTGATGAGCCGCTATCCCATCACGGAAGAAACATTCTGGCAGTCGGATTATGTCCCCTTCCCGCTCGGCTTTTTACGCGCCACGCTCGATATAGACGGGACACCCATCACGCTCTATAACGCGCATCCGACGCACCCTGGCATGGCAGGTAGCTTCTTCGACCCAACCAATCGCGGGCGAGAAATCGCCGATTTGCTCAATCGCGCTGCACAGGATACGGGTATTGTGCTGCTAGCGGGCGACTTTAATATGCCGGACCAGAGCGAAGACTATGCCGAGATCACACGCCAGTACCAGGATGCTTACCATGAAGTCGGTTGGGGGATGGGCTGGACCTTCCCGGATAAAAACGGCGGCACGCCCGGCGTATACAACGTGACATCTCTAGCAGACCTTATCCCGATCTTCCCTATTCTGAGGTTGGATTACGTCTTCTACCGGGGCAGTATCCAGGCGCTACAGGCCGAAGTCTGGCCGACATCTGGCACCAGCGACCATCATCCCTTATGGGTGCAGTTAGAAATCAATCCGCCGCCAGATCAGGCGCAATAA
- the fbp gene encoding class 1 fructose-bisphosphatase: protein MSQKLITIERHIQEQQRAYPNATGVFTSMLQDMALAAKLISRETNRAGLTSMLGATDSENPTGDRQQKLDMFADEVIFHMNDHTGRCAAMVSEEHDELIDIPMNYDTGNYVLLYDPLDGSSNIDVNVSIGTIFSIHRKFTRGERGTIEDVLQRGKRLVAAGYVVYGSSTMMVYTAGNGVHGFTLDMGVGEFILSHPNITIPPYARYYTVNHGYERYWTSGVKQYVEWLQNQEDDSSKPLGHRYIGSLVADFHRNLLKGGVFLYPGDLRDADKPYGKIRLMYEAQALAFIAEQAGGYASDGVGDILEVRPHSLHQRVPIFIGNKDLVQQAESFIHTHDQDWISAYLPYRNRKITMEQEQSNGSSES from the coding sequence ATGTCACAAAAGTTGATTACGATTGAACGCCACATTCAAGAACAGCAAAGAGCATATCCGAATGCGACGGGCGTCTTCACCAGTATGCTGCAAGATATGGCCCTGGCTGCCAAGCTCATCTCACGAGAGACAAACCGCGCGGGATTAACGAGCATGCTCGGCGCGACGGATAGCGAAAACCCCACAGGCGACCGCCAACAAAAGCTGGATATGTTCGCGGATGAGGTCATCTTCCATATGAACGATCATACCGGGCGTTGTGCCGCTATGGTCAGCGAAGAGCACGACGAACTCATCGACATCCCGATGAACTACGATACAGGTAACTATGTGCTGCTCTATGATCCCCTGGATGGGTCGTCCAACATTGATGTAAACGTCTCTATCGGGACGATATTCAGCATTCATCGCAAGTTCACACGCGGCGAGCGCGGCACGATAGAAGATGTGCTGCAACGGGGTAAGCGGCTGGTGGCAGCGGGCTATGTCGTCTATGGTAGCAGCACGATGATGGTCTATACAGCCGGGAACGGTGTACATGGCTTCACGCTTGATATGGGCGTCGGGGAGTTCATCCTCAGCCATCCCAACATCACCATACCGCCCTACGCGCGCTATTACACGGTTAATCATGGTTATGAGCGTTACTGGACATCCGGCGTCAAGCAATATGTGGAATGGTTGCAAAACCAGGAGGATGACAGCAGCAAACCGTTAGGGCACCGCTATATTGGCTCGCTGGTGGCGGATTTCCATCGTAATTTACTGAAGGGCGGCGTTTTCCTGTACCCTGGCGACCTGCGCGACGCAGATAAGCCCTATGGCAAAATCCGGCTGATGTACGAAGCCCAGGCGCTGGCCTTCATTGCAGAACAAGCTGGCGGCTATGCCAGTGATGGTGTTGGCGACATCCTGGAAGTGCGCCCACACAGCCTGCACCAGCGCGTACCGATCTTCATCGGCAACAAGGACCTTGTGCAGCAAGCAGAGTCCTTCATCCATACACACGACCAGGATTGGATCTCGGCCTATTTGCCATATCGCAATCGCAAAATCACGATGGAGCAAGAACAGTCAAACGGCTCATCGGAGAGTTAG
- a CDS encoding endo-1,3-alpha-glucanase family glycosylhydrolase, with the protein MKQFFVVLITVMSLMVAGFTPSQAQSEQHVWAFYMGFWAGGASWDWQADVLTDYPAIGNYDSRDGGVAGTQIDQAKSAGIDGFVVSWNGLGDQGTSTPVLNNLLDRAGERGFQVGAAIDAFTPEFVSNRDTLISSISWLVNDRANHPAYLRYQGKPVIFFAFQGNLGLSSAEWQEIRNSIDPDRNTYWIAEGLNGCCLYGGAMDGMYAFNLAWANGSSGTYSGQRSRVLNAGGSIYIPTVHPGWDEALIAARDGRPNPTSPRGRQDGQFLANSFRGAAASGADIILVGTWNEYMENSHIEPSQQYGTQSLDVLRPLIEEWRSTGGTSAPAEEAAPDIEGPAVQANSRLNVRYGPGTDYDVMGAISPGRWYALIREENGWYVISYNGQEGYVSGDYVQVRQ; encoded by the coding sequence GTGAAACAATTTTTCGTTGTTTTGATTACAGTTATGAGCTTAATGGTGGCTGGCTTTACCCCGTCACAGGCTCAGTCTGAGCAGCACGTATGGGCTTTTTATATGGGCTTTTGGGCTGGCGGCGCAAGCTGGGATTGGCAGGCGGATGTCCTGACAGATTATCCGGCCATTGGTAATTATGACTCTCGTGATGGTGGTGTTGCCGGGACCCAGATCGACCAGGCTAAGAGCGCAGGTATCGACGGCTTCGTCGTGAGCTGGAATGGCCTTGGCGACCAGGGGACCTCAACCCCTGTCTTAAACAATTTGCTCGACCGTGCGGGTGAACGTGGTTTCCAGGTTGGTGCCGCCATCGATGCATTTACCCCGGAATTCGTCAGCAACCGCGATACGCTTATCAGCTCCATTAGCTGGCTGGTGAATGACCGTGCGAATCACCCGGCTTATTTGCGTTATCAGGGTAAGCCTGTGATTTTCTTCGCCTTCCAGGGCAATCTGGGCCTTTCCAGCGCAGAATGGCAGGAAATCCGCAACAGCATTGACCCAGACCGCAATACATACTGGATTGCTGAAGGGCTGAACGGATGCTGTTTGTATGGTGGCGCGATGGATGGCATGTATGCATTCAATCTGGCATGGGCCAACGGCAGCAGCGGCACGTATTCCGGCCAGCGCAGCCGCGTCCTGAATGCAGGCGGCAGCATCTACATCCCGACAGTGCACCCAGGGTGGGATGAAGCCCTGATTGCGGCTCGTGATGGTCGTCCGAACCCGACATCACCGCGTGGTCGCCAGGATGGGCAGTTCCTCGCAAATAGCTTCCGTGGTGCGGCGGCTTCTGGCGCGGATATTATCTTGGTCGGCACGTGGAACGAATATATGGAAAACTCCCACATCGAGCCGAGCCAGCAGTATGGCACGCAGTCGCTCGATGTCCTGCGTCCGCTGATTGAAGAATGGCGCAGCACAGGCGGCACATCCGCCCCAGCAGAAGAAGCCGCCCCCGATATTGAAGGTCCGGCAGTGCAGGCTAACTCGCGCTTGAATGTGCGTTATGGCCCCGGTACGGATTACGATGTCATGGGCGCGATCTCCCCTGGGCGCTGGTATGCCCTCATCCGCGAAGAAAATGGCTGGTATGTCATCAGCTATAACGGCCAGGAAGGCTATGTCTCAGGCGATTACGTCCAGGTTCGCCAATAA